TCTTTtgcagaaacagctgaaagcaaaatgaagacCACTTTCTCCTTGTGTTTATTGCTGGTTGGTTTGCATGCTGTTGCCCTGCGTCATCAGCATCCTCGCTACCGTAATAAGCAGGATGATGCTAAAGGTGCATATTATCCAGGACATAGTTCTCAGTGGGAAGAAGCTTCTCCACTTAAGAACAAAACCTTTGTCAAACTAGTTCTCAGCAATGCTGactttgcattttccttttacaaGCTGGTTGCATCTGAAGCAatggacaaaaatattttcttttcacccATAAGCATCTCTGCTTCCTTTACAATGCTGGCACTTGGTGCCAAGGCTGTGACACTGACACAGATTTTGGAAGGGCTTGCCTTTAACCTGAAAAAGACTCAGGAGCAGGAAATACATGAAGGTTTTTGTCAACTCCTCCACATGCTAAACCGTTCAAATAGTGAGTTCCAGCTGAGCCTGGGCAATGCCCTTTTTATAGAAGAGACACTAAAACCACTACAGAAGTTTTTGGATGATGTCAAGAGCTTTTATGAATCTGAAGTCTTCTCTACTGACTTTAACAACTCTGTTGGTGCTGAGAGTCAGATTAACAGTTATATTGAGGAAAAGACAAATGGGAAAATAGTTAAACTAGTGGAAAATCTTGATCCTCTGACTGCAATGGTTCTCGTTAACTATGTCTTCTTTAAAGGTAAGATATATCAAAGGGTGCAAAGACAATGCTTatgaagagaatgaaaagagaaaaaaattaattttaaatagagGAAATCATGTTCAATATCTGGAAGGTATCACTATAAACCCATGTATGTTTGTTACCAGTAAAATATATCCTCGCCTgctttaatgaaattttaaatcaaatgtcTTTATTGAATTTGGCTTTGTCATGTGATCAGAGACTCATGCTTTAGTGAAAGATGGTGTTTTCAGTATTATCTCTCTGTAATTGTCTTTAAgcacctaaaaaaaaatatacaatgCTGTAACACCTAAGGATGCAGTAACATGAAAAGGATATTTGCTCTAATGAAAGGAAGGCTGTGGAACTAGGTCCTATTTTATTCACTGTGACCATTCCTCTTTGTATTCCACtgaataaattttctttttgtcataAGCCCATTGGGAGAAACCCTTCAGTACGGCACAGACAAAACAGGAGGACTTTTTTGTGGATCAGAAAACATCTGTAAAAGTTGACATGATGTATCGAAAAGGTTACTACAGAAATTACTTTGATGAAGAGCTGTCCTGTTGGCTGGTTCAGATACCTTACAATGGAGATGTTGCAGCATTATTTGTTTTGCCTGATGAAGGGAAGATGAAGCAGGTAGAAGATGCCCTCTTGAAAAGAACTGTAACTAAATGGGAAAAGTCCCTCCAAGACAGGTAAGATTTTTTGCTAAGGTGAGAGGCGACCATGTTACAAATTAATTGTGTTTATCTCACCAAGACAAAACATTAAAGGACAGGTTATTTGACTGAACTCTATACACTTAATGTATAGACTTACTTGACTCTATGATGGACTTCCCTTTTCttagctggaaaatgaaaatgaaaaagagctATGGCTAGTGAACAAATAGGTCACTGAGCTTGGGATTCATCTTAGGTTAAGTTCCTGGTTCAACCAAAAATTACTTAGCACCATGATGAGGTCAACAGACCTTTGTTTCATACAAGCACTGGGAAACTATAATGGAGTAGCTGTTGGGTGTTATGGGTGGGCATTCCATGTAAAAGTGGATTAATTCACCATTACTGTATCTATTTCTGTGGTGGCCAAGGCCCTGTTGCATTTTTGAACAGCCTTAGGTCAGCTAGCTACAATCTTTTGAATAAGCCCTCCTACCTGGCAGTAGTAGCTCTGTTTGCCACTGAGTTGGTATAGCTGTATCTTCCACCCCACTCCTCGAACCCcactgcagaggcaggagctaGAACTGACTTATTTGGTTCCAACCCTCCACCTTAAGTAACTAACCTGATCAGAAGTGCTATCTGAACCCTGAGAGAAGGCTGTAagtatttagaaaaacaaatgtgaagTGTCAATATAATGAAGTCATTCAGGAGTGTTGCCTAGATGATGATTTGTCCCTATTTGTGTTGTTtgttacagaaaaatacatctgCACATTccaaaattttgtatttctggtACCTATGATGTGAAAAATATAGTCAAACAAATGGGTATGGTCAATCTGTTTACTGAACAAGCTGATCTCTCAGGGATTACTGAGGAGCCTGGACTGACGGTTTCAAAAGTAAGTCAGCATGTGAAAGCAACCACAGGATTTGCCTGTTCCCAGGAACCTGACATTCATATCCCATGAAAAGCTTATCCCAGTCTCTCTGAAGCATCACTCATTCATCAATAGCTGCCAGTCTGGAGGCAAAGAAAGCCCTGTCTTTCATAAACCTGAAGCCAAACATGCTTACAAGGGGTTAGAAAGGCATGGTTGGAGGACgaaaatgaaaacatacatATAATTAAATGTTCTTTTGGCTACTAAACAAAATTATCTAAATGTAGTGCATTAGCTTTGGTAAAATTTCCTCTAATTCTTCCTACATAGGGCAAAGGGCTGTTATCCCTGCCCTTCTAGTGTTctcaaaaagttatttttttcagccagATGACAGGGTAAATTCACAATAATACATGAAGCTGCCAAAGACAAAATTGAATCTCGGCTAAATTACCAGGTTTCTTTGCTTCCAGATTTTCTTGTCATCAGTCATCTTGAGTGCTCTTTGGCTGCCTGCAGTTTGAGGGTTACTGTCTGCACAAGCAGTGAAGGAGGACGGCTTGAGTGGTGTGATGGCCGTTGGTgctgcagtggaaatggaagCAACTGGTGATGACCTtccctgaagctgctgctgctcggtCTTGCTCTAGGCAGGGCTCCCTTTGGCTGGCCAAAGTGAAGAGGGTGGAAGGCTGCTCTCTTCTTGCTGGATTGTCAGCTGGGGGCTGTTTGCTTTGTTCCTTGCAGGTGATCCACAGAGCCATGCTGAATGTTCATGAGAATGGCACTGAGGCGGCCGGGGCCTCAGTGAAGGAGGTCACCTGGAGATCTGGGGATTTTCCTCGCCCACCTCGAGTCAGATTCAACAGACCATTTCTCCTGCTGATACTGGATAAGTTCACCCACACTGTGCTCTTCATTGGGAAAATTGTAAACCCTCAGAAAAATGGCTGATTGACAAAACTTATCCACATCACTGGCTAAATTCCTGTGATCCAGTGAAACACTTATGTATGCATACCACTTTGTGCTAATGCTCATCTTTCAACCATTATCCTTAGAAACCTTATTAATCCCTTAAAACACAAAAACTGTATTTCCTTGTCCAAAAGTCACTTTTCACCAGTTTTCTAAGAAGCCCTTTCTGATGTGCTCCTGTGGGGTATTCAGTTGCTTCAAAGTCTCCAACTGATGTAAGTATTGCTGTACAGTCACAGGGTGTGCATGtgaaaggagaaacagaaaaaatgagcTGCAAGTTGTAAGTCCTGTCTGTTTAATCCACTAACCCCTGATGAATACTCTTAGATGCAGATTTCTTTACTATTGGAGTGAATgttcattaatttctttaagtTTTGTAACCAAGCATGGTATGAAACTGCAGGATCAGTGACTGAAACATTGGAGGACACCACCAACGTAAAGGGCTGATGAGTGCAGCTGTTTTAGCTTgccttcctctttctcctcctcagcAAAAGCCCTCTGCCTGGAGACAAGAAAGCTGCTTTGCTGTacagataattttaattctacTAAGGAAGGAATGCATAGCAGAAAAAAGACTTTTGTTTTATCCTACTAATATAACAATTGTTGCTAATGCCTTGAGATAAAAGCCTGATGGAGTAGTCCATGACATAGCACCAGTTTCCTTTTCATAGATTTGTTGTCACTGTCATTTCTTGTTTTTACTGATGCTGCCTTCAGTATTCATTTTCCAGCTAGACTTGACAGATTGTGgtagaaaaaaggaggaatgcAAATTATAACTCCagaaagtttgcacttcctcAGTAAGAACAGCAGAGCTTTCCTAGGGACTGTTAACTTGGTTTAAGCTATCAtaaacacacattaaaaatacagaaaatatttcagaagtcaCTTTTCTAAATGGTAGTAGTGGATTACTGTTATAGAGTAAAAACAGACTAGGAATTGACATTTGTACCTTTTCTTACCTTAAGGTTCCTCGAATCCAGCTGCACTAGATAATTTCATGGTTATGAAGGAAATATAACTTCACTTACAaagcagtaaatatttaaattattttattatcttttgcTTTAGATTTTAAATCAAAATCTTCAGTGCATCTTATTAAAATATAGAAAGCCAACGAAAGCATGTAAATTATATATTGATAAAATCTTTTGTTACAGAATATCTCAAactggtagaaaaaaaattataaatgacAACGTTTTAGACCATAGTTTCTTAAGATGTCTGTGGAAAATATAACATAAAAACTGTGGTGAACATTTCTAAAACAGAATTCTTTTTTTGATTTGGagatctttattttctttcacattaaATCAGAGTCATCAATATGAGTAAATTGCAGCACAAGAATACCAATGAGGACTAGAACAAACATTCCATGTGTATCTGCAGACAGTTAATACTCGATATTAACTTTTAAAGTCCTCCTCAAAATCACATAAATCAATGACAAAAGTTTCTTACTCATAACTGTATTTAGTATGTTCCATATATAGTAACAAGTAGTTGTCTTCATGCCTCTAAATATATAAGGACTTGGTCTAGGTGAAATACAGATAAATTTATTCTACAGAAGATAATTTATAACTTCTTGCCAAATCTCGGGGCTAACTCAGGATAAATTGTCAAAGTCCAGCTTTGCAATGACAAATAACTCTGTAGGCAAATATCAAGAGACTATGTTTGTTGTTTCCTCATGGACCTCAGATCAAGAGTTTCTGTTTgttagtaggaaaaaaatatctgagtgGTATTTTGCCAACCACATCTCACTTTGAGAAGTACCCTTGCCTCTTAACTCATTTGGAAGTGGATAGACAAAAATGAAGCTGATTTAAGAACTGGATGACCAGAAAACGTCTTGGTATTAACAGCCATAGAAAAAGAATTGCCAACATGGCAGAAACTTTGGAACAGCACACATTGaaataaggagaaaaggaaaacaagcagtGTGGAAATAGCAGAAAACTGTACTTGTTGTCATATTTAGGAACCAGAAGTGAAACAAAGgctaaaaatgtaaatgaggAGCTCAGAAACCCATGATGGAGATAGATTTAACTGTTATCTACAAATTATGTGAAGTTCAACTggcactggaagaaaaataaaggcagtttTGAGAGTGTTAAAGAtcataaaagaaagaacaagcaAAAGCAGGAAACTGTATATTGTTGTGTGGCCAGTGAGAGAAATAGTATGCTTGAGgtataaaaaaaatttacatatttCCAAAAGCCAGTGGTTAGTGCCTGTGCACAGGTCTGTCATTGTTCCCAGTGTTGTACAGCACCCACTAGGACGAATCTAAAAGCACATAACAAAAGCAACAGCCTTAAATGTCATGGGCTGAAAACAAATTACATATTCTGATGGAAAGACCAACTAATACTCTGTTAAATGCACAAAATAAggatggaacacctctcctatgaagaaatgctgagagaattggaattgttcagcctggagaaaagaagtcTTTGGGGTTACCTAACTGCAGCCTTGCAGTACCTGAAGAGACCCTACAGgcaagatggagagagactttttacaagggcctggagtgacatgacaagggggaatgacttCAAATGGAAAGAGGGTAggttagattagatattaaacTGGAATTTTTTACTGTGATGGTGGtaaggcactgaaacaggttgcccagagaagctgtggatgcgCCATCCCTGGTAGTATCAGTGGCCtggctggatggggccctgagaAAACCTGGTGTAGTGAaaagtgtccttgcccatggcatGGGTTgggaactagatgatcttcaaggtcccttctaacccaaacccaaatgattctatgatgtcatagatataattttgttttctgatagTCTAGTCACACAATTAGTAATTAACAGATATTCCTGGGAAACACTATGTGaatttctcagtttttaaaGAACTTGGTGATTAGTTGGGGCTGAAAATATGGCTTCTATTGCCATTGGGAACTTGGCAGATGGAAAGGTACCATGGCCAAGATCCTCATAGCCAGGATCCATCACCTGCTAAGCACAATAACCTCTAGGCTCAGGAAATCCGTGTGATAGATATATGCCTCAAAGTAGTGCTCTCCCACAACCTTCAAAGAGCATTGGTAACCTCAAATGTCCCCTGCATACTCCTAGCATATCAGAATGAGTTACCAGCAGCAGAATCACCTATGCTCAGGGACACCTGAGCAGCAACCCAGGGCCCCTCAGGACCCATAAGCCCCTGTGAGCCAGTCTGGTGAGGAGGGGACATTGCCAGGGCAATATAAATGGCTCTGGGAGCGCGTGACCAGGGTGTGTGCAGCACTTGGCATGGGCAGAGCATGCAGGGAGGTCCATAGCTCAGGTAAGTGCTAAGTGCTCTTGGTCTCTGTGCAAAGGTGGGCTCTTACCTCGGAGCCAAAACTGGTGTGTCTACTGAGACAGCCCTGAGAAGCCTGGAGCTTCCACCCAGATGGGGCTGGTAAGGAAGGAGATGTCAGCACAGGTGGTAGCTTGCAATGGATGCCCAGATGCTTCCCCTGGAGAAAAGGTACCTGAGCAAAGTGTGCACAGGCTGATGACCTGTTGTGGCACGTAGATGAATTCCAAGAGACAGTTAATAGGCTTGAAGTATTAGAGGGGCTGAAACAGAACTAGATAACCTGGCTTCTGGAATTGGGTGGATTTAATTGTAGCACTGGCTACTAGGAGACTGCAAAAGGTGaaactcaaaacaaacaaatgcatttCACTCAATGCTTCCAAGCTTTCTTAATGGAAAGCCATAATATTAACTCGGTAGTTCTTCTATATATTAGATTCCTGACTTGTGCTTTGTCATTTGGCCAGGAGACAAAAAATATCTGTGGTTATTTGACTCCTGCAAAGGCCTGGAAAAGAGTTGTATTTCTCTTCTTCAAATACAACATGGTTTGGTCATTTTTGCtatttcatctggaaaaaagGGCTGGGAAAAAATAGGTTTACAAATCAATCAGAAGTGGATGGGTCTATAAGCAAAGCATGCTCTAGCTGAGGCTGTTTGCTTTCCAACCCATTCTTCAGATCTCTTGTTGCCTCTGAGTAGCTGACTGACATTGCTTATGAGATTTCTGCAGTTTAAATGGACCTACAAGAGTCTTTTTTGTATTAACTGAAAAACACATCTTGGACTTTTATCACAATACCTTTAAAGGACCTAAACTACTAGTTGCTTGCattgaaaaaaagataaaaaggaagCAATCTTccttagaaaattatttacagccTCCAGAACTGTTTTTACATTCTCATTCAGTTGTCTCATGCTGCGTGAAGTGCAAGCAATAACAGAAAGGGCAGTGAGGACATGTTGGCTAAGGGGCATCTTGCAAGCGGTGTGAACATGAGATAAGACTCATATGAGAGCTCATGTTATGTGTTACTCATGGTACAGTTTCCTAAGGGTGGGTTTGATAGTGGTGCTAAAGGACATCACCTCTCTGCAAAGGAAGGACTGGGAAAATAGCTGCTCTTGTGAAACggtgagaaaaaagaaatattcttggAGGTTCTGTGGAGAAACATATTATGTCTTGAAGAGATTTGTTCTCTCCCAAATAAACAGCAGAGGTCCATGGGGAGTACATGTGAGGAAGACGGGAATTACCAAGACAGTCACATTTtgctctgagaagcaggaacTTAAGCTTAGGTGCCTCTTGCAGCTACTATGAcacaggaaagaaggaaatcaAGAGCAGCCTGACAGTGCACTTGGCCTAATTAACTCCTCTACCTGGGCACCATGCAATGTAGACTTCTAGTTCTTCTAAGGCTTGGCTGTAATTTAATTAGCAGATATTAAAGTTTTTGGCATGAATAAGCCATAAAGTGATGGAAACcaatggaaaagagaaaaaaggaaattattataGGAGAGAAGATTTAACACTAAAGTTTTCACCTCTATCAATTATGTGTTTAGTCACAGGGCACAGGCTCAGACCCATGCAAGTGGAACtgcactgctgcttctcccttgCTGGGAGATCAGAGTTTGGCTGGATGTCACATGCTGACCACATAGGACCTTTAAGGCTTTAAAACTTGGAAACACTCAGAATAAACATTCTGCCCTCATGTTAACTTTCCACTCCAGTGTCATTTTGTGACACTTTCATTTGCATAGTCTTTTATGTACTTCAGAGCATATATAAGGCTTTAGACTTTTGACTCTCACACGTCCTTGAGTCTTTGGCATTGGCTTCCTgaacttttttccccaaggcaAAGTCATGTGTAGGAGCTGACCCTGTCACACAGCTGATGTGACATTAACACTTATTGTTccttcttcctcattttgggagTACAAGGGTCTCTCCCTGCACCAAGCCATGTAGCAtttgcagagcactgcagcagtTTCTTTCCTGAGACATTTATATCTGTTCTAACTGCCAGCAATTTCCACAGCATTGTCTGCTCAAAGactgctccctgccaggcttAGTGAAGTGATGgctccctttctcttttttattttgtacatCTGGTACGGTAGGGTTAAACCCAGTCTTTAGTTCAGGCTCCAACTCATTCTATTCACTGTTATGATTCATAAGTGAAACTCAGACCTATTCCAGTATGAAATTACTCACTTTTTTGGCCAGTTTTTGGACAGTATAACATGGGGGTTCCTTAAAGAAATACTTCAATTTCTTTactagaaagaaattaagaaaaagaggAGTCAGAAAACACAGCTGGGGTAAACACACAGATTTAATTcgtatttttttaaaaggtgtatttttttttgtacttgtaTTGCTGTGCAGATTAAGGTACCATAGATGTACATCTTAATTTAATTCAacacaacaaaattaaaagagcAAGCTAGTTCAGAGGCAATAAGAACAGtcagatatattttatatatctatatttaaaagcaaaatctatGTTTATCTAGTTTTTTCTTACTGACATTGATTCTCAAAATGTTCTTCCCTTGATCCCCCAAGAAGCCCAGCTCCAATTTCTTTCCAAGGCACTCCAGTTGGACGTGACATGTCTGCCTTGGATGGAGGTGGAATTTGGGTGGGGAAAGATGATGAGTGGTCAAGAGAAATTTAAGGGGAAAACAGCCTCTCTAAACACTTCAATATTCATGGAGCCTGGCAACACTGAACTGACCACTGAGATCTAAGTCCTGTAACtcatttcagtgggaaaaataaggaattatttttggtattctgtggattttttgggtgttCCAATCTTTCTTTAGAAACTACTTCAAAGATATAAattaaaacctctttttttttctcattgttttcaCTCTGGTCTTTGAGTTCATAGATCCGAACAAGGATAAAATTAACCTCTGTAACAAATATTGATGCCTTTCTTCGCAGAGGTGGGAAATTTTCATTATGCTTTCTCACTCAGATGTTAATTCCCTTCCTCATTATCTTCTAAATGACAGCCAGCAAATAAAAAGTCCACTGTGTGATTGGGTTTTAATCCCATAAACTAACCGATCACTCCACTGAATAGTACCTCTCAAGATCTGTAAATTACCTACATctcctggaaagcagcagtgtAGTCAAAACCTGACTCTACTGAAGGTAAGCACCAGCAATTTTGGCTTTACAAGCAGATCTAGGCAATAGCAGGTGACaagaacatttaattttctcctttgagTCTTTTTGTGAGACCCtcttttgggggggggggaaggggagaggagatAAAACATTTATGTGGATTTGGCTTCACAAAGACCTCCCCTGAGATAAATGCAAGAGCAGAAGATCCATGGAAGTTCTCTCTCAATTAATGCTAAGCAAGGTTCAGCTCAGAAAATGCAATGGCTTCTCTGCAAATGACAGCCCAAAAGTCCCTGGATCATAAAAAAGACGTatgatgctggagctggaagacACTGAAGATCAGAGAACAGAACCGTTTGAATGTAAAAATTCTAATATGGAACATGTTTTTACCATGCAGTGGTTAAGTACTGGAAGATGTGGTCCAGAGAGGTTGCAAAATACCTGTGCTTGAAGACATGTACCTCACAAACCTGATGTTTTGTGCAAAGGGCTGGACTAGATGGCCTCTGGAGGTTTCTTACATCCTGGATTTTGATTCTAAGATTTTGCTGCACAGGCACAAAACCTGTGGGGAAAACACACTGGGACACTTGTTGACGATGTTTTCCCggaaaggaaaatactttatATAGAGGGACAGttttagaaatatgttttaatgtCTGATTATAATCCCTGAGTTTTAATGTTCCTCTGCTATAGTGATTATAAGTTTACATGTTGGAGATATTAAGGTTTAGGGGCTTGGCTGCACAGATTTTGGTTTCTTGTGGGATCCAAACTTTTGCTGTGATTAAACAACAAGAATATGAAATTTGTAGCTTGAAAATAGCCTCCATCTACTCAAACTGAAGAACATGTCAATTTGCTTAACTGAGACCTGGTTTTATATTGTACAGAGTATGTAGGAGAAGACAACTTCAAATTCAATTACACAATACTGGAAGCAAAGAAGAATTTCAAGGAGTGATCTTTATTTCATATGCATGCATGCATCACTAGCCAGCTGTACAGAagtgtgccagcagcacactgTCAGATTAAGTTGGGCTAATTAAACTTTATTACTTTGTTAGGCATGGCTCATTGAACAGCCACTGTGTAACTCCTTACAGAAATTCAGCAGCGCTAACAGTCCAAGCCAAGTGAAAACATGAGGGGAGAGTTTTCTTTAGTATCAATGACAAAAATCAACATGGTTGTCTCTCTTGAAAGGATAAACACAATATATCAGATCAGAATGACTTTGCACACGACCTGTGTTTGTATTAGATCTAAGAgcaaaataatgtttctttcaCAAGTGTGCtaacaagaaaaatgaagcagatCACTGAGAGACATTTCAGTGCATCCAGAGCCTGTGTTTGCATGTCTtatgctgtttttaaaatctcttgTAAGCCAATCATTACTAttactactaaaaaaaaaaaaatacataactACTTAGGACCAGTAACACTTTCATAGACAAACTTTCCACTAGCACAACTAGAGTTTTCAAAGttagagttttaaaattacactCTTTTAGTAACAACAGGGCTCTTGGATAAAAAACATGACTTGGCCAGCAAATATCAAACACcttaacatttatttcaaacatCTGCCAAATCCATGAAGTACAGACTGATTATTAGGACATTTTTTGTTCAGTCCATAAACATGGATTTAAGAAATCTGTTTCCATAGTTAAGAAGTTCATTTTCCACACAACACAGAAAACTCTGTATTTGACACATAAATTCTGGTTCTTCTCAGATTCAATAAATACAATACATAGAAAGGAAACTTTTGAGAGTTTAATGAATGAAACAAAATGGCAtaatcttctttctttcctgaaactttaatgaaatatgaaaacGGTAACACAGCGATTTTGCACATCTCTTTGTGTTTCTCACTGTGCTTCTCTGAGATAGCTTTTTACATagataaatattaaaagaaaactagAGAAAATCTTGAATAcgttttaaaattattaaatacaaaattcatTATCCTGAAGTAATGATTTTAGTATCAATCAGAAACTGAACTCCTACTATATTATGTTTGACTGACATGTGAATCATAGTTCTGTGTTCCTCTTGGATAATTTCACAATACCATTCATCATCTGTAGCTTCTATTATCATCATTTGAAATTTATAAGTTTGCCTCTCAAATTATGCAAATTACTAAAGACTCATTAAAGCAAAAAGTTCCTGACATTAATCTCCATCTACACTATAAATGAGCACATGGGTTCTGTCAAATGGGATAACAGagctaagaaaaatatttgtggggaaacaaatgcaggaaaagTTATGTGAACCATGACAAAACAGCGTGGCTTACCTTCCA
This portion of the Vidua chalybeata isolate OUT-0048 chromosome 6, bVidCha1 merged haplotype, whole genome shotgun sequence genome encodes:
- the LOC128789167 gene encoding alpha-1-antitrypsin-like codes for the protein MKTTFSLCLLLVGLHAVALRHQHPRYRNKQDDAKGAYYPGHSSQWEEASPLKNKTFVKLVLSNADFAFSFYKLVASEAMDKNIFFSPISISASFTMLALGAKAVTLTQILEGLAFNLKKTQEQEIHEGFCQLLHMLNRSNSEFQLSLGNALFIEETLKPLQKFLDDVKSFYESEVFSTDFNNSVGAESQINSYIEEKTNGKIVKLVENLDPLTAMVLVNYVFFKAHWEKPFSTAQTKQEDFFVDQKTSVKVDMMYRKGYYRNYFDEELSCWLVQIPYNGDVAALFVLPDEGKMKQVEDALLKRTVTKWEKSLQDRKIHLHIPKFCISGTYDVKNIVKQMGMVNLFTEQADLSGITEEPGLTVSKVIHRAMLNVHENGTEAAGASVKEVTWRSGDFPRPPRVRFNRPFLLLILDKFTHTVLFIGKIVNPQKNG